One region of Novipirellula artificiosorum genomic DNA includes:
- a CDS encoding BlaI/MecI/CopY family transcriptional regulator, with the protein MPQVKCTYGGFAREGFMVDRPGLSKGEIEVARVLWEIGPSPVRDVHEAIAAQRDIDFSTVQTYLRRLQSKGYAKSVLKGRVRIYKSKTKPRTVIRETVDDLVQRLFGGETMPLVRHLIEERGIDASELDELRKLLSEIEPDPTRKGQG; encoded by the coding sequence ATGCCGCAAGTCAAATGTACGTACGGTGGGTTCGCGAGAGAGGGATTTATGGTTGATCGGCCTGGATTGTCGAAGGGTGAAATCGAAGTGGCTCGGGTGCTGTGGGAGATCGGCCCGTCGCCGGTTCGCGATGTTCACGAGGCGATCGCGGCACAGCGTGATATCGACTTTTCAACGGTTCAGACTTATCTACGGCGTTTGCAAAGCAAAGGCTACGCAAAGTCCGTTTTGAAGGGTCGCGTGCGGATCTACAAGTCTAAAACGAAACCGCGAACCGTGATTCGTGAAACCGTTGACGATTTGGTCCAGCGCCTTTTTGGTGGCGAAACGATGCCACTCGTTCGGCATCTGATCGAAGAACGCGGGATCGACGCAAGCGAATTGGACGAGCTTCGCAAACTGTTAAGCGAAATCGAGCCAGACCCAACGCGAAAGGGGCAAGGATGA
- a CDS encoding TIGR03067 domain-containing protein, producing MLNAHADTPIEAHRLDARLDGVWILNSMQRGGEKVEGDDLPVRMRGTTRTIKGNQMILARGGAPRQLKCTITVDTSTKPHQMDISVEKDGKVQVLKCIYEIKEDQLRIAENVTGRPETFTPDPSATRTLVTTYVRQRQSSR from the coding sequence ATGCTCAACGCTCACGCAGACACGCCAATCGAAGCGCATCGTCTTGATGCGCGGCTAGACGGCGTTTGGATCCTCAATTCAATGCAACGCGGTGGAGAGAAGGTAGAAGGTGACGATCTACCTGTGAGAATGCGCGGCACGACGCGGACAATCAAAGGAAATCAAATGATCCTCGCGCGTGGCGGCGCCCCCCGCCAATTGAAGTGCACCATTACGGTCGATACAAGCACGAAGCCCCATCAGATGGACATTTCAGTAGAAAAGGATGGCAAAGTTCAAGTGCTAAAGTGCATTTACGAAATCAAGGAAGACCAATTGAGAATCGCAGAAAACGTTACGGGACGACCAGAAACGTTCACCCCCGATCCCTCAGCAACCCGCACGTTGGTCACCACGTATGTGAGGCAAAGGCAATCATCGCGTTAG
- a CDS encoding M56 family metallopeptidase: MNYLQNIVAAQLVQLSIVALVAWFLADTVFRRRPRMQFAVWSVVLLKCIVPPLMPSLIWPTALSGPGAWSNHKNLTPVLTQAEASIVTTTSVNAADHRPRTPRHNSSPSLFTLNSFSGCAAAVWFVGAMTVFALIILQIRRTRLRLRRRWPRRIDQLESAFDQVQFRFGGQARRTSKVRLIVTRGCFGPAAMHPTHPLIAMPGKLAERLSSQQLRPLLAHEIMHVRRGDLWLGWLQTVAVWLNWFHPLVWLASRRLSVAIEQCCDEDTVRLLQCDPADYRQGLLTTVLWKNSVPTLPVASAIRPAHLTLYRMEALMKIDLSRPTQPWKCRLLWLLMIVLLLPGARWSVSASPDKPKPTEPISQEDKASVLPTGGSESEIEISAEDTRVYPRTYRVSDLLTVKQSVLESPYAARLSITSFTNFEPLMTELTEKVAPETWESAGGAGTMGPYHQNLSLVISTTWSVHDEIVDYLTEKRQKLGKTQVVPAAPANDQSRGDLIELRSSILQGAWADLQDVNRDWKPIDDTSEATFFISDLTSTLEPNRPLRVRWAVVEAAAVERIAASKGNRGTVHVVSRPTVRMKSHTTASISVGNEQEIKFRKENGERVDERLWTGIRMELTAATKRSASGDPLTSISMKFSSQERLSVEPELNGKADGQANAGSYPVLEARALTIDQDLPSGKALLVLQSSGDDDQRSSLLIISRNE, encoded by the coding sequence ATGAATTACCTTCAAAACATCGTTGCCGCACAGCTCGTCCAGTTGTCGATTGTTGCGCTCGTGGCCTGGTTCCTTGCCGATACGGTTTTTCGTCGTCGCCCTCGGATGCAGTTCGCGGTTTGGTCCGTGGTACTGCTGAAATGTATCGTTCCGCCGTTGATGCCCAGCTTGATTTGGCCGACCGCATTGAGTGGCCCCGGGGCGTGGTCGAACCACAAAAACTTAACGCCGGTGCTGACGCAAGCCGAAGCATCGATTGTAACGACGACTTCTGTCAACGCCGCGGATCACCGACCGAGAACGCCACGCCACAATTCATCGCCGAGTTTGTTCACGTTGAATTCGTTCAGCGGGTGCGCCGCAGCGGTTTGGTTTGTCGGTGCGATGACGGTTTTCGCTTTAATCATCCTTCAAATTCGTCGGACACGTCTTCGATTACGCCGTCGTTGGCCGCGCAGGATCGATCAACTCGAATCGGCGTTTGACCAGGTTCAATTTCGATTTGGCGGGCAAGCACGTCGCACGTCGAAGGTCCGTCTGATCGTCACACGTGGTTGTTTTGGCCCCGCTGCGATGCACCCGACCCATCCGCTCATCGCGATGCCGGGCAAGTTGGCCGAGCGATTGAGTTCCCAGCAATTGCGACCGCTGCTCGCTCACGAGATCATGCACGTCCGTCGTGGCGACTTGTGGCTTGGGTGGCTGCAGACCGTTGCGGTTTGGCTTAACTGGTTTCACCCGTTGGTATGGCTAGCAAGTCGTCGATTGTCGGTCGCGATCGAGCAGTGCTGTGACGAAGACACAGTGCGGCTATTGCAATGTGATCCAGCGGATTATCGCCAGGGTCTGTTAACGACCGTGCTTTGGAAAAACTCAGTTCCCACGTTGCCGGTTGCGTCTGCGATCCGGCCCGCACATTTAACGCTTTACCGCATGGAGGCTCTTATGAAAATCGATCTTTCACGTCCCACTCAACCTTGGAAATGCCGTTTGCTATGGCTGCTGATGATCGTGCTACTGTTGCCTGGCGCCCGATGGTCCGTTTCCGCCTCGCCAGACAAACCGAAACCGACTGAGCCAATCTCACAGGAAGACAAAGCATCCGTATTACCGACAGGCGGATCTGAATCGGAAATCGAAATCTCTGCCGAGGATACGAGAGTCTACCCAAGGACTTATCGTGTCAGCGATTTGCTGACTGTCAAACAGTCCGTTCTGGAATCGCCTTATGCAGCAAGACTGAGTATAACGTCTTTTACCAATTTCGAGCCGCTGATGACAGAGCTCACCGAAAAGGTTGCACCAGAGACATGGGAATCTGCCGGTGGCGCCGGCACGATGGGTCCTTATCATCAAAATCTGTCTCTCGTGATTTCCACCACTTGGTCGGTTCACGATGAGATTGTGGACTACCTGACTGAAAAACGTCAGAAGCTGGGGAAAACGCAGGTAGTGCCTGCCGCACCAGCAAACGATCAAAGCCGGGGCGACTTGATTGAGCTTCGCAGCTCGATCTTGCAAGGTGCATGGGCTGATTTGCAAGACGTCAATCGTGATTGGAAACCGATCGATGACACCTCGGAAGCAACTTTTTTCATTAGTGATTTAACGAGTACACTTGAACCAAATCGACCATTGCGAGTCCGTTGGGCCGTGGTTGAAGCCGCGGCGGTTGAGCGGATTGCGGCGTCCAAGGGCAATCGCGGCACGGTTCATGTTGTGTCTCGCCCAACCGTTAGGATGAAATCTCATACGACGGCGTCGATCTCGGTTGGCAACGAACAGGAGATTAAGTTTCGAAAAGAGAATGGAGAAAGGGTCGACGAACGACTTTGGACCGGTATTCGTATGGAGTTGACTGCGGCAACGAAGCGTAGCGCAAGCGGCGACCCGTTAACTTCCATTTCGATGAAGTTCTCATCTCAAGAGAGACTGTCGGTTGAACCTGAGCTCAATGGCAAAGCCGACGGCCAAGCGAACGCCGGCAGCTATCCGGTGCTGGAGGCGCGAGCGTTGACGATCGATCAGGATTTGCCAAGCGGCAAGGCGCTGTTGGTGTTGCAATCGAGCGGCGACGACGACCAGCGATCCTCTTTGCTGATCATTTCTCGGAACGAGTGA
- a CDS encoding metal-dependent hydrolase, whose protein sequence is MTTPEHSLVGIHAAIAVGAHQRFGWAFVALAGIASNLPDWDGLPMLLDMVRFEQGHRVWGHNIFSIVLASLILARLQYRFHFIEAFTARLKNYLPKEFAMEPAGIAAPFIALFMVCVAVQTIHLPCDMVVSGGNGLSDWYIRPFWPISDVGYVYPLTPWGDIGPTLIMMCGALTMAKYPKRLPLQSTVTLVFLGCYVLIRGWARGML, encoded by the coding sequence ATGACGACCCCTGAACACTCCTTGGTTGGAATTCACGCCGCAATTGCAGTCGGTGCCCACCAGCGATTTGGCTGGGCTTTTGTCGCACTTGCAGGCATCGCCTCCAATCTTCCAGACTGGGACGGTCTGCCGATGCTTCTTGACATGGTAAGATTCGAACAGGGACATCGGGTATGGGGGCATAACATATTCTCGATCGTTCTGGCATCTCTAATTCTTGCCAGGCTGCAATACCGATTCCATTTCATTGAGGCTTTTACGGCGCGTTTGAAGAACTACTTGCCCAAAGAATTCGCGATGGAACCAGCAGGGATTGCCGCACCTTTTATAGCGCTGTTTATGGTTTGTGTCGCCGTGCAAACTATCCATCTGCCATGCGATATGGTCGTCTCCGGTGGGAATGGGTTGTCAGATTGGTACATCAGGCCGTTTTGGCCGATTTCAGACGTGGGATACGTTTACCCGTTGACTCCGTGGGGAGATATCGGTCCTACACTGATTATGATGTGTGGAGCGCTTACAATGGCAAAATACCCAAAGAGATTGCCGTTACAATCAACTGTTACCTTAGTCTTCTTGGGCTGCTATGTGCTGATCCGCGGTTGGGCACGTGGAATGCTCTAG
- a CDS encoding TatD family hydrolase produces the protein MDYIDPHIHMVSRITDDYATLARMGCVAVSEPAFWAGYDRGSVDGFRDYFRQLTEVEPKRAAAYGIQLFCWLCINAKEAEDVSLSRDVLAMIPEFLDHPNVLGIGEIGLNKNTKNESIVFLEHLDLAVRYNQSILIHTPHLEDKFQGTRMILDMLCDDSRIDRSRVLVDHVEEHTIAEVLDRGFWAGMTLYPVSKCTPERAADMIEVYGVERLMANSAGDWGPSKPTAVPDLIFELRRRGHRESLIRKLVYENPIEFFSQSDHFQFAPRDGNHVTI, from the coding sequence ATGGATTACATTGACCCTCACATTCACATGGTTTCACGGATCACTGACGATTACGCAACCTTGGCAAGGATGGGCTGTGTCGCGGTCAGCGAACCCGCGTTTTGGGCCGGCTATGACCGCGGCAGCGTTGATGGGTTCCGAGATTATTTCCGGCAGTTGACGGAGGTGGAGCCCAAGCGAGCTGCCGCGTATGGGATCCAGCTGTTTTGTTGGCTTTGTATCAACGCGAAGGAAGCCGAGGATGTCTCGCTGTCGAGGGATGTGCTGGCGATGATCCCCGAGTTTTTGGATCATCCCAACGTGTTGGGTATCGGTGAAATTGGACTGAACAAGAACACCAAGAACGAATCCATCGTGTTCTTGGAGCATCTGGATTTGGCGGTTCGCTACAACCAATCGATCCTGATCCACACACCTCATTTGGAGGACAAGTTCCAAGGCACGCGGATGATCCTGGATATGCTTTGCGACGATTCGCGAATCGATCGGTCGCGAGTGCTTGTGGACCATGTCGAAGAACACACGATCGCCGAAGTGCTGGATCGTGGTTTTTGGGCCGGGATGACGTTGTACCCCGTTTCCAAGTGCACCCCAGAACGTGCCGCCGACATGATCGAGGTTTACGGTGTCGAGCGATTGATGGCGAATTCGGCGGGCGATTGGGGGCCAAGCAAGCCGACCGCCGTTCCCGATTTGATTTTCGAGCTTCGCCGCCGTGGGCACCGCGAATCGTTGATCCGGAAATTGGTTTACGAAAACCCGATCGAGTTCTTTTCGCAAAGCGACCACTTTCAGTTTGCGCCGCGTGATGGAAATCACGTGACGATTTAG
- a CDS encoding endonuclease/exonuclease/phosphatase family protein — protein MAKRKTNAGSKSRVSFFFWMIFTTFSGSGIGGYFNPNWPVIGPLVQRLTTWQSQNPEASLTDLDLGRQLSNEVRNTIAERFPGTQLSNLPAAANNTPYDPRVVPAQYASTNRRPFGASTSASRRPQDKLLIATFNIQVFGQSKMAKPEVVNVLTQVVRHFDLVAIQEVRAKDDNILPNFVASLNADGSQYGYLIGPRLGRSVSTEQYAYVFDQTRVQYDPNAVGTMTDPSDLLHREPFVARFRAVTQSPDHGFSFWLVNTHTDPDEVPQEVDALAEAFEVMLSARADEDDVILLGDLNASETQLGRLGQIPGIRWVVRGAMTNTRQSKAYDNILFQGQATGEFTGRWGVFDIERTFGLTRDQALEVSDHLPVWAEFSVWEANHSPR, from the coding sequence GTGGCGAAACGAAAAACCAATGCAGGCAGTAAGTCGCGAGTCTCGTTCTTCTTTTGGATGATCTTCACCACTTTTTCCGGTTCGGGAATTGGCGGTTATTTCAATCCGAATTGGCCCGTCATCGGACCGCTGGTTCAGCGGTTGACGACATGGCAATCCCAGAATCCTGAGGCCTCGCTGACCGATCTTGATCTGGGGCGCCAACTCAGCAATGAAGTTCGAAACACGATTGCGGAGCGCTTTCCGGGAACGCAGCTCTCCAACTTGCCAGCAGCCGCCAACAACACGCCGTACGACCCACGAGTCGTTCCGGCTCAATATGCATCCACCAACCGACGCCCTTTCGGAGCGTCCACGTCCGCCAGTCGTCGGCCGCAGGACAAGTTGCTGATTGCAACCTTCAACATTCAAGTGTTCGGCCAAAGCAAGATGGCAAAACCCGAGGTGGTCAATGTGCTCACGCAGGTCGTTCGTCATTTTGATCTTGTGGCCATCCAAGAAGTCCGCGCCAAGGACGACAACATCTTGCCCAATTTTGTCGCGTCGCTGAACGCGGACGGCAGCCAGTACGGGTATCTGATTGGGCCGCGATTGGGACGCAGCGTCAGCACCGAACAATACGCCTATGTTTTTGATCAAACGCGAGTTCAGTACGACCCGAATGCGGTTGGCACCATGACCGACCCCTCCGACCTGTTGCACCGCGAACCGTTTGTTGCCCGCTTTCGAGCCGTCACGCAGTCACCGGACCATGGGTTTTCCTTTTGGCTGGTTAACACCCACACGGACCCGGACGAAGTTCCACAAGAGGTCGACGCGCTTGCTGAGGCCTTCGAAGTCATGTTATCGGCACGTGCCGATGAGGACGACGTCATTTTGCTGGGTGACTTGAACGCCAGTGAAACGCAACTGGGACGTTTGGGACAAATACCAGGAATTCGCTGGGTCGTACGCGGTGCGATGACCAATACCCGTCAAAGCAAGGCGTACGACAACATCTTGTTCCAGGGACAGGCCACGGGCGAGTTCACGGGACGATGGGGAGTCTTCGATATCGAACGCACGTTCGGCTTAACCCGTGATCAAGCGCTCGAGGTTTCGGACCATCTCCCCGTTTGGGCCGAATTCAGTGTCTGGGAAGCAAACCACTCGCCCCGATGA
- a CDS encoding uroporphyrinogen decarboxylase family protein, translated as MSLSSRERVLRSIRHQPTDCVAVAPYMYDVAVPVSGVSLLDFYTIPEAMVKAQLALHDALDQDVIAIGSDNFYIAEGFGCQTTRDPDELPALTQPAVDSLADVFKIGPLDPTTDGRMPVMIEAIRQTRQAVGDAVAIRSPGTGPFALASYLVGSQQWLYEVGMFEAGMNDEAEAGIQHALEIATESLIRFGKACWDAGADVIHCGDSLSSCDMISPKTYERFALPYQKKVFRAWKDHGITGGLLHICGNSTKVLDLYADSGAALVEIDNVVDLSVAKQRIGDRVTIQGNVHTVNDLLQGNPESMRAACQKCIKAAAGGGGFILGSGCIVPRNSPLENLKMMVQVARETRFEDLAL; from the coding sequence ATGTCACTCTCTTCACGCGAGCGAGTTCTTCGCAGCATTCGCCATCAGCCGACTGATTGTGTGGCGGTTGCTCCGTACATGTATGACGTTGCGGTTCCCGTTTCGGGCGTTTCGCTCTTAGATTTTTACACGATTCCCGAAGCGATGGTCAAAGCTCAATTGGCTTTGCATGACGCATTGGACCAAGACGTCATCGCGATTGGATCGGATAACTTTTACATTGCCGAGGGTTTTGGATGCCAAACGACTCGCGACCCCGATGAGCTGCCCGCGCTAACTCAACCGGCGGTGGATTCGTTGGCAGACGTTTTCAAGATCGGTCCGCTGGACCCCACGACCGATGGTCGCATGCCTGTGATGATTGAAGCAATCCGTCAAACCCGTCAAGCCGTTGGCGACGCGGTTGCGATCCGCTCACCGGGCACCGGGCCCTTTGCTTTGGCGTCCTACTTGGTCGGTTCGCAGCAGTGGCTCTACGAAGTCGGAATGTTCGAAGCGGGGATGAATGACGAGGCCGAAGCGGGGATTCAACATGCTTTAGAAATCGCCACCGAGTCGCTGATTCGATTTGGCAAAGCATGCTGGGATGCCGGTGCCGACGTGATCCATTGTGGTGATTCGCTCTCGTCTTGTGACATGATTTCGCCAAAAACCTACGAGCGATTTGCACTTCCCTACCAGAAGAAGGTGTTTCGGGCCTGGAAGGATCACGGAATCACGGGAGGGCTTTTGCATATTTGTGGCAACAGCACCAAAGTCTTGGATTTGTATGCGGATAGCGGTGCGGCATTGGTTGAGATTGACAACGTCGTTGACTTGTCCGTTGCCAAGCAGAGAATTGGTGACCGCGTGACGATCCAAGGAAATGTCCATACGGTCAACGATTTGCTGCAAGGGAACCCGGAATCGATGCGAGCGGCATGCCAGAAGTGCATCAAGGCGGCTGCTGGTGGTGGGGGCTTTATTCTCGGATCCGGCTGCATCGTCCCCCGCAATTCGCCGCTGGAGAACCTAAAAATGATGGTTCAAGTCGCCCGGGAAACGCGATTCGAAGATCTCGCGCTATGA
- a CDS encoding TFIIB-type zinc ribbon-containing protein, with product MLPCPHCFGPMESMFAADVEIDRCIHCQSVWLDPGELNAVASASPNQLGHVSVLELAGCKLQCPRCNHNDFCALEFASLSVARCNGCGGVHVDKGTLEKLADTRHGSQTEKKRKARPRKRNGANRSNKNQKSVIQESGECAGAFVADTVVGGVIELLITAVLHL from the coding sequence ATGCTTCCTTGCCCCCACTGTTTCGGTCCAATGGAGTCGATGTTCGCGGCGGACGTCGAGATTGACCGCTGCATTCACTGTCAATCGGTTTGGCTCGATCCCGGTGAATTGAACGCGGTAGCGTCAGCGTCGCCGAACCAACTGGGGCACGTCAGCGTTTTGGAGTTAGCTGGATGTAAATTGCAGTGCCCTCGTTGCAACCACAACGATTTCTGTGCACTCGAGTTCGCGTCGCTGTCGGTCGCCCGTTGCAATGGTTGCGGCGGCGTGCATGTTGATAAGGGCACGCTTGAAAAACTCGCCGACACACGCCATGGTTCACAAACAGAAAAGAAACGCAAAGCAAGACCCCGAAAACGTAACGGCGCCAACCGCTCGAACAAAAACCAAAAATCGGTCATTCAAGAATCCGGCGAATGCGCGGGCGCATTCGTTGCAGACACGGTTGTCGGTGGTGTCATCGAATTGCTCATCACCGCAGTTCTTCATCTTTAA